AAAATAAACAGATAAATTTTATATATATTCATATAAAAGTTCTTGTACATCAATTCAATCATTCAATAGAAATAGTAAGATTTTTTGTATACATGTATAGCGTATGACTACCTTCTCAGCATAATATATACCTAATTTAAATTTTCACATGAGCATATCTAAGTTTTTGGTATAGAAAAGGCAAGCATTTAAATATGCTTGCCTTCGTTCTAACGACGATGCTCGACTAAATCAATTACCCCTAAAACAACATGAGCTAAACCAAATCCAAATACCGTATTAGCAATCATCTTATTAGAACCACGTGTCTGCTTAAGTGCATAACCTGCAGCTGTGACCGCTGTACCTAATGCAGTTGGAATTAATCCTTCACGAATATCCATCGTAATATCCTCCTAGCATCGTAGTTAGTAAAACATGTAGTATTTCACAATAAAATACTAACATAAAAATTAGTATGGTCGCTTTTTATATAAATATGTAAACACCAATATCAAGGAAATATATATAACTAAAAATCCTGAATTAATGTCCCAATCCATTCCAATAAAAATCTACAATGCTTACAGCTAAATCATCTATATTGGCAATCAGTGGCTTTTGATTTACATCTTTGTAATCACCTAAGTATAGCAAAGCAACAAAGGCATGAGTACTTAAAAGCGAGTGCCCTTTAGGGATTTCACCTTTTTGCATCGCTTTGTGTATTGCTTGATCCAATACTTCGTACATTTTATCTTCAGCTTTTTGCATTTGTATTAAGTGATTCTCTGAAAGAGATATTTTTGCATCTTTCATGAAACTCTTGATATCAATGTTCAGTGTTGCGGTTAAATGAACTTTTGCAACATCAAGTAATCGCTCCTTAAGCGGCTTACTTGTTGAAAGAATTTTATGCATATTATCTCTAATGCGTGCCATCATTTGAATCATTGTATCCGTAAAAAGATCAGCTTTTGTAGCATAGTAATAATAAACAGTTGCCTTTGTTACATCGCACTCTTTTGCAACATCTTCCATAGAGACAATTTGATAACCTTTACTTAAAAACAACTTTGTAGCAATATCAACAATTTTATCTTTTGTAGATTTTGTATTTTTATTTTGAGGTGGTCTTCCTAAAGGACGTTGTTTTTGTTCCAATATCATTCTCTCCTGACTCTTCATAATTTAAAATATTATAACATATCAGTTGAATAGCACTTGATTAATTAACTAACCAGTATATATAATTAATTCTAAAATTAGTAAGAAAGGTGGAATATCATGAAAAAACATCCTCTTTATACATGGGGGAAATATGTCGGTGGACCAAAAGCAAGGTGGATTACCCTTTTTGTATGGGTCTTGTTGACACTTGTTTTATCGTTTACTTGGCCAGCTGTGAATACCGTTGAAGATGAGACAGCCCCTAATCTTCCTGAAACGGCTATGTCACAACAGGCTAATAATATAATTAAGAAAGAATTTCCGAATGACTCAGGAAACCCTGTGCTTATTGTTTGGCATAAAGATGAAGGTTTAGAAGAGAAGGATTTTAAGAAAATTCAAGATACTTATCAAAAACTTAGAAATTCGCCATTAAAGGGGCAATCAACGTTACCACCTTTTGATACCATACCGCACCAAGCGTTAGCAAAAAATGTTTCAGAAGATGGTACGTCTCTTGTAACTCCTGTGTTTTTTGATAA
This genomic stretch from Bacillus pseudomycoides harbors:
- a CDS encoding TetR/AcrR family transcriptional regulator; the protein is MILEQKQRPLGRPPQNKNTKSTKDKIVDIATKLFLSKGYQIVSMEDVAKECDVTKATVYYYYATKADLFTDTMIQMMARIRDNMHKILSTSKPLKERLLDVAKVHLTATLNIDIKSFMKDAKISLSENHLIQMQKAEDKMYEVLDQAIHKAMQKGEIPKGHSLLSTHAFVALLYLGDYKDVNQKPLIANIDDLAVSIVDFYWNGLGH